DNA sequence from the Sceloporus undulatus isolate JIND9_A2432 ecotype Alabama chromosome 4, SceUnd_v1.1, whole genome shotgun sequence genome:
tttctgcagctccagagaatatgacacggagcaatggatgcaaactacaggaaaagagattccacctaaacattaggaggaagttcctgacagtaacagctgttcaacagtagaatgcactacctcagagagtggtggagtctccttctttggaggtttttaaatagaggctggatggttatctctcgggagtgctttgactgtgacttcctgcatggcagggggctggactggatagcccttgaggtctcttccaactctgtgattctaattcTATGAACTCTAACCTAGGGAGAAATGGTATCAGAGGTGAACTGGAAAGATCACAATTTCTTTGAATAATGATAAACAAAATACACTACACAGTTAAGATGTAATTCACACTACATTCCCATgattggaaacaacaacaacaacccaaagctAAATTTACTCTTTATTTGCTGGATTATGGCGATGTTGtcgatgtcatctgataatcttcaagcaATTGCAAGATAATGACAAGAACATCTcactatgctcctgtcacttttctCCATATGAAAGAGTCCAGTGATAGAGTGAAGTTCAGTTCTAAATTATGctagcaaatatggaaaacaaaacaggagcCTACAGACTGGAactgatcaatatacattcctgtCCACAAAAAAGACTGCAGTAGTTACAGAACCATTGCACTGATTTCTCACACAAGCAAAAtactgctcaaaattctgcagcacagactcctaccatatatggagtgagagatcccagaggtgcaagcagctttcagaaaaggaagaggcttTAGGGATCACATTGGAAACATATGGATAATGGAGTGCCAAGGGATTTTTccagaagaaaaccagcatgtgctttattaactacagcaaagcatttgactgcatagaacaTGAAAAGCTAATGCTTGCTCTCAGAGGAATGGGCATGCCACTACACATAATAATCTTCATGAGCAGcctgtactcagggcaagaggctgctgtcagatTGGACTGACAATTGAATCTTTCCTAAACACTGGTGATCAGAACTGGGGTTGGGAATCATgaggcccatgggctgcatgtaaTGCTTAGGACTTGGTGAAAGGTGGAATGCCAAATCCTGACCTAATTTTCTGAGTTCTACTTGATGGAATGTAATGGCTTCagatttatcttttttatttattaaaatgtttatcagAGCCTTCAAGagtaagaaatgtgtgtgtgtgtgtgggggggggggagaacaggtAATAATTaaccaaattaaaaacacagctaGAAATTACCAAGATCtacaaatgctgttttcttcacaGAGAAATATTTTAAGTAGTATACAACCATtatgcaaaaatggaaaataaacctGATTTCACCCTAAACCAGGTGCAACATGACTAGAACAAAATGAGATTTCTCCATGTTAGGCCTCTATGGCTTGTCATCCCTGAAACCAAATCCACACCATAAGCCATAAATAGTGACTTGCTGGATgttcaaaatatatttcagactcccctcacaaaaacaaacaaacaaacaatgaaaaCAGAAGTGAGGCTAACAGGCTTACAGGACAGGCCTGAAAAAAACAGAAGAACCAAAATGACACACCCTCCTAATCCATGTATGAAAGCTGATTGGGCTGACAATTGAATCTTTCCTGGTGATCAGATAGTGTCCTTTATTGCATCAGAAGGCTTAGAGCATGCATGAAAGACCTCCCAGCACCCCACTGCCTGAGAGAACTGCCCCAAAGTCAAGTCAATCATGTTAATGCAGTATACCAGAAGTAGGGCtggccaactgtatatatcaAGGAGGAAGTACATGGGATATGAGCACTGTATCTCATATGATACCATAAGATGGTTTTAGACTTTGCTCATTGAATCAACAGAACAATTAGCATATTATTTGACTGTGCAGGAGTCCAAATTTTACCATCAAAACAGGGttttcatgtcagtgggacagtgaatctgctctgagctTTAGTTTGAGCATTGAAGAAGCCAGCCAAGTTACAGAACCCTATCTTCAAAAtatgttcagtaccttggatagttcttttacaGTCTGGAGTGGCTTTACAAACCCACTTGGCATGGGACCCATCAGCCATTACTAGTATATTGGAAAGATGATACATCATCACAATGacactaaggcgcgttacagacagtcggaaagcagcagtctgcctgcgccatcattagTGGCggcgagaagccccagcggccaaaccgcgaggcttcccgccACCgctaagaagtgccaaaatggcacttcttcttgcgcCGCAGAAATGACACGGCGAGGCACCAATAGCGCACTCACCACATCATTTCCGTGGAGTGGTGtccggacgctatgtgtccgcgGCGTCAACATGGCGGgccccatctgtatagggtgctaCCATTTTGTACGCGCGGAGCGCttactaggattaggggcgtgAAAAAGTcacgctccttcctaaccctagtacgcgctctgtgcgtactataTGCCTGTGCGGAATGGGCCTCAGATTCTTCATAGTATTGAAAGGCAGGCCATTGTTCTTAGCAGGAAACACGTCAACAAAGTATCAACCACTAAATATGATCTAGAACATCTCTGTAGACTTAACATGCTTACAAAATGCTTACAAACTGATCTATAGGTTTGCTAATATGCAGATTAATTTCCTACACCATATCTGTTCTCTGTGGTATAATGGCCTACAGCTCCCAAAACTGTTGGTATCACCAATAAATTACTACAGGTGGttggcaaagtttttttttaatatcctaTCACCATCTTATGGCCATTATccagaagcctccccccccctttttttttcagaAGCTCCCTTTTCACATTAGGTGATCCATAACATCATTTATGTTGGGCTTTTCTTGCTACACAATATGAAGATGCTCCATGGACCCAGTTTTCCAATTTGACTGGAGTTCAGGGGTGACGAACCTGTAGCCCTCAGCATGTGTGGGAGCACATTTCACTTCTTCTCTGACCAAATGGCAAGAGCCAAGTGCAGCCTACTTCAGAATTTGGGTGAGCAGATCACCCAGTATTGGCATTATAATACAAACTGGTATGCCTTCCCAGTAAGGCCAACTTGGAGTGCAGGCACACTATGTAATGACAGTTGGCCCTCAACTTTCATGGGTGTTAGGGGCAAAGATCCctgcaaaaaggggaaaaacataaATATTAGccttctgtctgtctatctgtccatctgtccatTCATCTATTCATCCATTCTATCTGTCTGTCTTATCTGTGAGAACACTCTCTAGGCATTCActcaaagttgaccatagaatcatactggaggagctacagatgcctagagagaacatactgttTTGGCAGCAGGGTCAAATATAGTAATtaaataaccaaatctgcaaatacttaacccacaaatgtggaaggacaactatatagcagtctgataccactttaagtgccttggctccatcctacacaattcCTGGATTAGAAGCTTAGTGAGATACTTGGAATTGTCTAATGCACTTGCCTAAATTGCAGCATTAGAACTCTGTCATGGAGAATTCtgaaactagaaatctcagaattccataggaaggaacgATGGCATTTAATGTGGTATTAAGCTGCTACAATATCATAATGTGGCAACCTGCTTGGTTGTAacaattacatttttggactacaaatccaaaTGGCCATTAATGTCCTAGTAAGTATCTGGAACACAGGTGAGGGAGGGATTGTGAGAGTAGTACTACCACAAAATGTCACCTTTTTTGAGCCTGAGATTCCAGACATTGCGGGTGGGATTGACAGGGCTGTTAGCCCACTAGCTACCTTTGGGAATGCagttgtcatgcccagcctggaagatggcttggaggactcagaggatgagctagagcctctgggatctgaacctataacggaggagccagagccccaggggcttgaacctgtaatggaggagccagaggctggccctagttctgctggagcagagtctatggcccctccagaggttcagcagtcaagtttgcctggtgccgaggctgtggacatggaggaggatctgggcagcgtgcctaccttcaatgagcgtcgagcagaaagagagggccttcgaagatctcggaggctttatcagaagcgtcttcgtaatcaggcacagctgaaggccagctccttgccttcttaagcacctggagcatgtgtggttctttgccagtggatatctgactcttttagaggaaagactctgtctctggctccttggcttcttgtcttgactacccggaaacttgaccttggactgctttatctacctgcctatctgttaccctgaacctcggaccgtctgacaattcttctggtaaacccttttggtaaagctactgcaactctccaggactgtgtagcttacactgactttgctgtgctgggagggggttgtttgtttgaaaactagctgtcttatcagccctttggctgctttcccggacagcagTAGAATTTAGGATCGGGCTGctattttcaaaggcagcctttTTGTCAGGCGTAACACCAAGTTATTCAAGTAGGATGAGAGAAACACCAACAATTACACTTCCAGTATTTGATGTTCACAAGGCAATACTGAATCCCTGCTGTTTGTTTTAGGaagataggtgtgtgtgtgtgtgtgtgtgtgtgtgttggaaaagCAGtagacttttttatttaaaaaaattgcttgtATCATAACAGACAGGCAGTCCCTAATACACATATTGATCTGCTCTTGTTATTTTCCCATTGTTCTCCACCGGGGAAGGCACTATCACCCCATGAGGCCTCTTCATGCAACAGTTCATGCTGGAGAACATCAAAGCCATCTTTGTACTTTCGTTGGTGaccttttcccctcctctcctgtggTCCCTCATCAGAAGGTCTCCTACCTTGCGTGAGTAACTGAAGGTTTCGGACCTCCTCCCTCACTTTTAGCTGAAGGACCTGCTGCAGAATATGCTGCCGCAAGCTCTCCTGAGCAATCCCCATCCGCTCAAGCTTTTTGTCTGTCAGCCTGAGCAATGCACGACCTAgatccaaaggaaaaaaagaagaagagagacagagacagagagagaaattacCCAAGGATTTTTATTTAATGAATCAAAATTCTACATGCTGTAAATGTCCTTATTCCAGCAGATAAAACCTGCCTGCACCACTAATATCATCCCTGGTGAAACAATTCGAATCACAATGGGATAGAGAGGGGGAATGAAGCCTCAAAGCACATGCTGGCTCAGTCAGTTAATTAGCTTCCGCTCTGGAGATCTAGATTCAGAATCCAACTAATAATGTTACCAGAAAGGGTTAGGGTGGAGGGGAGGTAGGCTGTCCACAATGAACATACTTGTGATGTGAAAGGAGACCTGCTATCCTATTAAAGTAAAAGGTTTACTCAGTGGTGGAGTGCCAATCTTGCATACAGAAGGGCCCAGGTTCAATCTGCAATATCTACAGCTAAGACAGGTATGGTAAAGCTGGCATCTTTTAGCCTAACTTCAACACGGGGCTCAGGAaagtttatcatcatcatcatcaccccaccttgctcccaaaactgggactcagggtcacttataatctaaaaaaaagaacaatgcaGCTAAAATTGTATAAAAAGtgaatacagtcaaccctctttatccatggtttttttatgcatggattcaaccatccacagcttgaaaatattaaaaaaataacatgaattccaaatgcaaaccttgattttaccattctatataagggacaccatttcactatgccattgtatttaatgggacttgagcacccaagGGTttaggtatccatgggggtcctcaAACCAAACCCCAActgatatcaagggcccattatccaatgatcaaaccagtacatcatgctggctctcttgaagGAGATACACAAGGAAAACAATATAGTTTCTTATGCTGAGATGGTAGTGTAAACCAGCAAGATATCTCAAATTTTCCCTCTGCTTGGAGAGTTTATGAGAGGCTTTTCTCATTTGTGAATGATTTTTCAAATTCTTGGACTTATTTTGGCAACATTTTCCATTTCCGTACAAAAAAACTGTTTACATTACAAATTGCATTTTGCATGTAaaacttcttttttgttttgctattctGGGAAAATGGGTTGGTCTTTTCACTCTTGTGCAGGAACAAAAAAATATCATGGTAATTGCCATTTTTTTCAATCAGGCATCTCAACATGTTGAGATATCCTTGTCTCATGGCAAGTAAAATTTTTTGCATTTCTAGTATCTTCTCCTCAgatcctcctctgcctcctcactGTGGTACGTAGGAGACCCTAGGTTTTTGAAGGGCTGTGCAGGCAGACTATAAGATCTCTTTCTCAAAATGGGAAGGCTTTGGGGACAGTCTGAGAAGGAGATTGTATGTCTGTCATttgaggtccagcagaactaaggtcccctttacactacacaattacagaactatgattccaccttaacagcTAAGATTCCAaagtatggaatcctgggatttgccgttTGGGGAAGTGTATTTAGCATTCTGAGCCAAAGAATTCTAATAATGCACCAGATCACAAATCCAATTCTACAGGATGCAGTCTTGAAGGTTAAACTGGAATTGCAGTACTATACTTGTGTAGTTTGAAAGTACCCTAAGTAGAGAAAACAACATCTTCAGAAAATTGGTCACCAATAGATGAACTAGGCAAAGTGTCTATGATGAATACAACAACCATGTGAAAGAGTTGCAGTCTGCGTCACTGGAAGGACTATGTGCATAAAATTGTGGATTTTCAAGATATTCAAGAAATCGATAGGAACAATGGACAGACAGGCAGGCAAACCTTTAGTCAAGAATCTGTCCCTTTAGATGGTGTACGACTTTATAAAGCAGTATAACAACATGAAAGCAATTactaaaaatgattaaaacacaggttttttttaatacagaaagagcagcagaaaaaaagagaaatgttgATCCAACAGCTGGTAAGAAAAGAAGAGCAGTGGAGACAGGAAAAGGACCAGTACAGCAGGGGTGATCAATGGGCAACCCTCCCCCCCGTTTaaaaaaatgctccaaaattATGAAAAAGTATTTCTAGGGGGACGTAGTGGACATTTTCATAATGTTTGGAGCACCATTGGACCTCCCATGGGTCAAAATAAAATTCTGCAAaattttcaaaatgcttttttttgCCATATAATGCCCCTCAAAATACCCTCTAGAGGTTGCCCAGTAAGGCCCCAAAATATGTCCCCCCATGTCCCCTTCAGGGCTTTATCGGGCGTATGGCAGCAAAATCTGAAAATTGTGGGAGCAGGTTTGGTGGTTGTGTGGACCTCCAGGTCACCTGGAGGGCTAATACCCCCCTTAGTCTTCCATGTAATAGGGAAAAGCTTGACTTGATTTTCCCTTGGGAGCCCTTTGCAGTTAGGAGCTTTGCATACAAATTTGGCTCTGGCTCCACTGTGAAGACTCATACAGCACTAAGCCCAACCCTGGGGATATAACAAGCTATTAATTTTCAACCTATTACTTTTTTTTATGGAGGGTAGAGAACAAAATGCTAGCTTTCCAGCCCTGTCAATAAGATTCTGGATGGAGAAGGGGAAGAGTTAATATGAAATTGTACATCATGATTACTGGAAGTGGTTCAGTAGGTAATTTACTGTTCTGATGGGAACTGTATCGATCCTTTACAAGTCTTGAGTATAAATGACTGTTAAGACAGTCCTGTTTTTTTAGTTGAACATATTTGGGAGGGCCTGATAATTTCAATGGGAGGAAATAATCATAACTTTGAATTCCCAACTGAAGTATAAATTCAAGCACAAATCATATTAGTCTGCTTTGCAAATGTACTGTAAAATGTGAGACAGTCACTTTTAGAGCACTCAGGAAGGACTGAGCAGACCCACAAAGCAAATTAAGCACAAATCTAAAACTTTAGCAGGCAGACCCATAAATCTACATTTGTTACATGTACACTTACAAACCTATTCCCTGGATGCATTAATTGCCCAACATCCATACAACACATGCTGTATAAACAGGTGCGCAATTGCTAAAGAAGTATATCGATTAAGGATTATTCTCTATTGTATTGCCCCTCCACTACAAGGTCCAGCCTTAACATCAGCCCTGACCTATATCCCAGTTGGACAGCCTTGACAGATTTATGAGATCCTCATCAAATAAGATGACTTCAAGGTCTTTTTTGTTTGAGAAGGCTAGAATGAATCTGTCAACATGGTAGATTGTACCTGGCAGCAAATGGATACACTGTCTAGGTTAATATGGTGTTGCACAGAAAACTATCCACCAATGTATTATCAAACAAGGGATATCATGCAGCACTAAGACCAACCCCAAGGTTATAACAAGCTATTAATTTTCAACCTATTACTTTTTTTATAAAGGGTGCAGAACAAAATGCTAGCTTTCCAGCCCAGTCAATAAGACTCTGAATGGAGAAGGGGAAGAGTTAATATTGGGTCGAAGGTAGATTTGGATCTGCCAGTAGATCTTTGAATGATTTGCAGGAAAAGGCCCAGAATTTCTAACTGCTTTTTCAAGTAGCACAAATACCAATTTCACAAGGGTTAAACACTTTTTCATCCTCCATTGTTACCATGGtgctctgtttctttctctctgccctttctcttttcttgcctactctctctctctttttattgatgttttttctctccctccatcctaGTGGCCATTCAGCCTTTTCCTCTGATCACTTACCTTATAACTTCTTTTTCTAAGGGCTTGCATACAAAATCATTACAAAGAGTTGCCTACAGGCCTTCTGGATAAATGAATATGCTAGGTCTGATTGTTAGGTAAGCCTGCCTCCTAGTGACTAAAAGGGGGGTCCAGTCTAAAGACAGCATTTTAATTAccagtaaataaaaaataattcattttacaaACAAGATATCCCCATGATACACAGTCCCAGGATCACCTCTGTATACCTGATAACTTTCAGTTGTCTAGGTTTCATGCTCTGGGAATTACAACAGATGAATGCACATACATTTCAGAggtaaaccccatctgaacaggccttgccaagaaaaaaccatgataggttcaccttagggtcaccataagtcaaaaaccacttggaggcacacaacaaacacatttaaaagcagtataaaaaccttgttgttgtaaactgccatCAAGCAACTTATAGTGACTTTAtaaatgagagacatccaagatTATAAAGAGATCTCCTCATGTCATCCAAACTCAAGGCTTTGGCTTCCTTGATccagtcaatccacctgtaatgtggctGCCTTCTTcatctactgccttccaccttttcaagaattattgtcttttcctgtgtgagtcctgtcttctcatgatatacccaaagtatgacagtttcatttcagtcatcctggcttccactaagagttcagtcttgatttgccttagaacccatttatttgtatttttggcagtccagaatatctggagaactctcttccagaaacacatttcaaataagcaccttattaacacacaaacacacactatgAAACACCACCACCATTCAGTTCTCAAAAGCCTGTTGGGGCCAAAGAGTCtttggctgctgttgctgttgctgctgctaatgaTAAtgatgttatttgtttgtttgtttattacccATTTCTTTCCATAGATCAAGCCAAGGAATAACAACAGATTAACAAACACacagcatcagttaaaaacacagcagttgtgagccctggtggcacagtagtttaatgctggtactgcagccattcatagccacaaggttgtgagttcaatcccaggtggggctccagggtccactcagccttgcatccttctgtaggtcactaaaatgggtatccagtttgttgggaacaattagcttacacattgtaaactacttagggagtgcttaagtgcactaataagcagtatagaaatgtacttgctattgctattactatcagttaaaaacacagatcaattcaaaagtaaaaaataagCCACAAACATATTGAaacatttcacatttaaaaattaatcatttaaaattcagaatcaTCTGgatagacctgccagaagagactgttctttagtgctgttttaaattttggcagcatattcagctgtcaaatctcttctgacaggtcattccacagtctaggggcaacTGAAGAAAAACTCCTCTGGTTGACAGTTGCCAACgtagggctagtctacatgtaagtgtattatgagaattgctgcagattttcacacaaaCGCATCAACATTTGCCTTCACTTTTCTGCACATATTCACATTTATTCTCCCTCCCTCTACTCAAAATGTGCAGGCATCCAAACCCATGTGAAGCAGACTGAGGTCAAATATTTGATTATGTGCATCCCTGCAGATATTTCTGGATACGCCAGTGAAAAAACATGAAGTCTTTTC
Encoded proteins:
- the SAMD12 gene encoding sterile alpha motif domain-containing protein 12 isoform X1, encoding MAVEAIHCSLNPNGIDLSVHTEGINLQLEGERVDSSSLKKENSSKLPESKGTPKRHQGESEASKSNIVKLTKPVALWTQQDVCKWLKKHCPNQYQIYSESFKQHDITGRALLRLTDKKLERMGIAQESLRQHILQQVLQLKVREEVRNLQLLTQGRRPSDEGPQERRGKGHQRKYKDGFDVLQHELLHEEASWGDSAFPGGEQWENNKSRSICVLGTACLL